Proteins encoded by one window of Elaeis guineensis isolate ETL-2024a chromosome 12, EG11, whole genome shotgun sequence:
- the LOC140850967 gene encoding putative disease resistance protein RGA3, whose product MPHDLLFSLSGERSILLWQSEKMAMILEAFVGKLLDKLSEFIWGEISITRDVQDELKQLQRRIERLSGYLESAEQKRHENRTINNWVVELKDVMYDADDIIERCMIEGRILLENHPSTLAVRDTSSSFYSPGFLQFKHEIGKKIKELNDRLKEINKDRSKLPALKYSAQEGRVNTRQTFPSVIKSDIVGPKIEEATQSLVELLIKDANKKYRVLGIVGMGGIGKTTLASNIYNNKIIKENFPIRVWVCISQDFSETKMLKEIIRGGGGNYGKAETKAELVTCLSFVLSKRFFIVLDDVWEKDVWEDLLRYAVENATSTGRIVITTRDRNVAGSIVTEGAEIHHVDKMDDHSGWKLLCKIVFGDNDDEEEEISSLQEIGVKIVKKCGGLPLAIKTIGGVLRSKERSNVEWNKILKSDAWSMSQLQEQLPRALFLSYEYLPSDLKQCFLYCSLFPEDFTMDRGELIRYWVAEGFVKRAEGDTIMEDLAEDFYRELIGRNLLQPCDKYGRLSDVAGNYCKMHDLLRSLAHFLMRDESIFLGDHEQSPNTNPLSKLRRLSMVNTGEILEVPDVMKQQKCLRTLLVWRSLKLPMVENELFESSTFLRVMNLSGTRLESLHSIGDLLHLRYLNVSGTDIEELPESIGCLVNLEVLNLSGCGYLHTLPKAITKLCNLRCLCIEETPLTHVPKGIGKLKHLNHLQGFVIGHDDRRDDEGCDLKELQSLSRLRFLEINNLKRAQPSGALVLANSRSLRTLILMGEAMESPSNDEEEAMAIQSNEEEEAISIQRNDKIYNELSPQSTHLQKLKIYDFIGTGFLGWMMSSPLSASFPNLTSIKLCNCISFPQLPPLGLLPQLKSLCIWRMRAIKTIGPEFLGPRASSAATSFPKLEQLKFEEMTNWEEWSFGMVEGVGEERRGAPKLLPCLTKLELFNCPKLRALPPLGLLPQLTFLAIGAGAIKTIGPEFLGPRASSAATSFPNLEGLYFKEMSNWEEWSFGMVEELGEERRGAPKLLPRLTKLGLFNCPKLRALPEGLRHTTNLQELNIYGADNVKEINNLPSLKSLRIAKRPRLEHVENLDKLQYLRVDLHSYFKETSTTDADGRTEHLPQCTSHWLLELLQNAPDAMQNLKEFKLRCSLPLLKTFLKDGPNWPIIQPIPQVKINGTFSSYIRCTKDPPSFETNVVESEESMDR is encoded by the exons ATGCCTCACGACCTGCTCTTCTCTTTGAGTGGTGAGAGATCCATCCTCCTCTGGCAGTCTGAAAAAATGGCCATGATCTTAGAAGCCTTTGTGGGAAAATTGCTTGACAAGCTCTCAGAATTTATCTGGGGAGAGATTTCCATTACGCGAGATGTGCAGGACGAGCTCAAGCAGCTTCAAAGAAGAATAGAGAGGCTAAGCGGATATCTTGAATCAGCAGAGCAGAAGAGGCATGAAAACCGGACCATCAATAACTGGGTGGTGGAGTTGAAAGATGTGATGTATGATGCggat GATATCATCGAGCGTTGTATGATCGAGGGCAGAATATTGTTGGAAAATCATCCCTCCACATTAGCGGTACGCGACACCTCATCTTCATTTTATTCCCCTGGCTTCCTCCAGTTCAAGCATGAAATtggtaaaaaaattaaagaacttAATGATAGGCTAAAAGAGATTAACAAGGATAGATCAAAATTGCCTGCACTAAAATACAGTGCTCAAGAGGGTAGAGTAAATACCCGTCAAACTTTTCCCAGTGTGATTAAGTCTGATATTGTAGGGCCAAAAATTGAAGAGG CTACCCAAAGTCTGGTGGAGTTATTAATTAAGGATGCTAATAAAAAATACCGAGTTTTGGGGATCGTCGGGATGGGTGGAATCGGCAAGACCACTCTTGCTTCTAACATATACAAtaacaaaataataaaagagaacttTCCTATACGAGTATGGGTGTGTATTTCTCAAGATTTTTCAGAAACAAAAATGCTAAAAGAGATAATTCGGGGTGGGGGTGGAAATTATGGGAAGGCTGAAACCAAGGCAGAGCTTGTAACCTGTCTTTCCTTTGTTCTTTCAAAAAGATTCTTTATTGTATTAGATGATGTATGGGAAAAAGATGTATGGGAGGATTTGCTTAGATATGCCGTTGAAAATGCAACATCTACCGGCAGGATTGTAATTACCACTCGAGATAGGAACGTGGCTGGAAGTATTGTAACAGAGGGAGCAGAGATCCATCATGTTGATAAAATGGATGACCACAGTGGTTGGAAATTGCTCTGCAAGATagtctttggagataatgatgatgaggaggaggagatcTCTAGCTTACAAGAAATTGGGGTTAAAATTGTTAAAAAATGCGGCGGTCTTCCTCTTGCAATCAAAACCATTGGAGGGGTTTTAAGGTCGAAGGAGAGAAGCAACGTGGAATGGAATAAGATTCTCAAAAGTGATGCCTGGTCTATGAGCCAACTTCAAGAACAACTCCCCAGAGCTCTATTTTTAAGCTATGAATATTTACCATCTGATCTCAAACAGTGTTTTCTATACTGTTCGTTGTTTCCTGAGGATTTTACCATGGATCGCGGTGAACTTATTCGTTATTGGGTGGCTGAAGGCTTTGTAAAAAGAGCAGAGGGAGATACAATTATGGAAGATTTAGCAGAGGATTTCTATAGGGAGTTAATCGGGAGGAATCTTTTACAGCCATGTGATAAGTATGGTCGCTTGAGTGACGTAGCTGGCAATTACTGCAAGATGCATGATCTGCTACGTTCCCTTGCTCATTTTTTGATGCGTGATGAGAGCATTTTTCTTGGTGATCACGAACAATCACCTAACACAAATCCTTTGAGTAAACTACGTCGTTTGTCAATGGTTAACACAGGGGAGATACTAGAAGTTCCTGATGTAATGAAACAGCAAAAATGCCTAAGAACTCTTCTTGTTTGGAGGAGTTTAAAGTTGCCGATGGTCGAGAATGAACTTTTTGAAAGTTCGACGTTTCTACGAGTCATGAACCTGAGCGGTACGAGACTTGAGAGCCTCCACTCCATCGGAGATCTTTTGCATCTGAGATATTTAAATGTTTCTGGGACGGATATCGAAGAGTTGCCAGAGTCCATCGGATGCCTGGTAAACCTAGAGGTATTGAACCTATCAGGTTGTGGATACTTGCATACTCTCCCTAAGGCCATCACCAAATTGTGCAATCTAAGATGCCTTTGTATTGAAGAAACTCCATTAACTCATGTGCCAAAGGGAATAGGCAAATTAAAACATTTGAACCATCTTCAAGGATTTGTGATCGGCCATGATGATAGAAGAGATGATGAGGGGTGTGATTTGAAGGAGCTACAATCTCTGTCCCGGCTGAGATTCCTGGAGATAAACAATTTGAAGAGGGCACAACCAAGCGGAGCTTTGGTACTCGCAAACAGCCGCTCTCTGAGGACATTAATTTTGATGGGGGAAGCAATGGAAAGCCCGAGTAATGACGAGGAAGAAGCAATGGCAATCCAGAGTAATGAAGAGGAAGAAGCAATTTCAATCCAGAGAAATGACAAGATTTATAATGAGCTCTCTCCTCAATCCACCCACCTACAGAAACTCAAGATTTATGACTTCATCGGTACTGGATTTTTGGGCTGGATGATGTCCTCTCCTTTGAGTGCCTCTTTTCCTAACCTGACATCCATAAAATTATGTAATTGTATATCATTCCCACAACTTCCTCCACTGGGCCTGTTGCCCCAGCTGAAATCCCTTTGCATTTGGAGAATGCGTGCAATCAAAACCATCGGACCTGAATTTCTTGGCCCCCGTGCATCGTCAGCAGCGACTTCATTTCCCAAGCTTGAACAGCTGAAATTTGAAGAGATGACCAACTGGGAAGAATGGTCGTTTGGTATGGTGGAGGGGGTTggtgaagaaagaagaggagccCCCAAGTTGCTACCTTGTCTAACGAAGTTGGAACTATTTAATTGTCCCAAGCTGAGAGCTCTTCCTCCACTGGGCCTGTTGCCCCAGCTGACATTCCTTGCGATTGGAGCAGGTGCAATCAAAACCATCGGACCTGAATTTCTTGGCCCCCGTGCATCGTCAGCAGCGACTTCGTTTCCCAACCTTGAAGGGCTGTATTTTAAGGAGATGTCCAACTGGGAAGAATGGTCGTTTGGTATGGTGGAGGAGCTTggtgaagaaagaagaggagccCCCAAGTTGCTACCTCGTCTAACGAAGTTGGGACTATTTAATTGTCCCAAGCTGAGAGCTCTTCCAGAAGGCCTACGGCATACCACCAATTTACAGGAATTGAATATCTATGGAGCTGACAACGTAAAAGAAATCAACAACCTTCCCTCACTGAAATCTCTGAGAATAGCGAAGCGCCCAAGGTTGGAGCACGTGGAGAATCTTGATAAGTTGCAATACCTGAGAGTAGATCTACATTCTTATTTCAAAGAGACATCCACCACCGATGCTGATGGACGGACAGAGCACCTCCCACAGTG CACCTCCCACTGGTTATTGGAGCTACTCCAAAATGCTCCGGATGCTATGCAGAATCTCAAAGAATTTAAACTAAGATGCAGCTTACCACTCCTTAAGACCTTCCTCAAGGACGGCCCCAACTGGCCCATCATTCAGCCGATCCCCCAGGTCAAGATCAATGGCACCTTCTCATCATATATTCGGTGTACCAAGGACCCTCCCTCTTTCGAAACCAACGTGGTGGAATCAGAAGAATCAATGGACCGATAA